From Gemmatimonadota bacterium:
GGCTGGCACTTCTGGCGTTGCTCCGGACGCGGGAGCGGACCGTCGGGGAAATGGTGGAGGCGTTGGGAGCCCCCCAGCCCCGGGTTTCGCGCCATCTGAAGGTGCTTCGCAATGCGGGGCTTGTGGCGGACCGCCGGGAGGGCCGCTTCATCCGATACGGGCTTACCCCTTCCTCAAGCTGGAGTGTCGAGATTCGCGACTGCCTGCGCGGTCTGCTGAACGAACGAGAGGCACCCCGCCGCCCGCGCGGGAGGAAGGCTCTCTCCCGTCGCGAGGAGCGCCCCCTTCCCGAAGCCGCCCCGGCTCCGGAGCCCCGGCAGGAAGTCCCCGCTCCGGGCGAGCGACTGCGCTCGCAGGACATCGAAACACATCTGCTGTAGGGGTGGATTGAGGAGACGGGGAGCGGCCCGAAGACCGCGCCCCGCTCCGTCCCGGGTGCTTATCGCAGGAGTACCATCCGACGCGTCTCTACTCCGAGCGGAGTCGTGAGCCGGTAGAAGTAGCTGCCTGCGGCAAGACGGTGGCCTGACTCGTCTGTGCCGTCCCAGGAAAGACTGTGCGTGCCGGAGGAGAAGACCCCCCGGTGAAGCGTCCGGACGCGGCGCCCGGAAATGTCGAGGATCTCCAGAGAAGCCACGCCCTCCGCAGCCATCGCGAAGGAGATGACCGTCTCCGGCCCGAACGGGTTCGGCAGGTTCTGGGCGAGCATGGCGCCGCGCGGGAACTCCGATACGCCGGTCAGCGGCGATCCCACATCCACCGTACTCACATTGGGAACCTTGTTGAACCCGGTCACGACCAGTTCCACACTGGCGAGTGTCCCGATGACGGAAGAGTCGTACGGGATGGAAGCCAATCCGGCGCCGTCCGCGTACGCGGAGCCGAGGAGCGTCGCGTTGTCGTTGATGGCGGCCAGCGCGCCCGGTTCCGTGGTGACCTCGAAGGTGGCCAGACCCGCATCCACATAGCCCGCGTGAGAGACTGCGAGCGCGGTCGGCGCGCCCGTTCTCATGTGCAGTGCCGGGTCGCCGAAGATGTGCCAGTTCTTGAACTCGCTGATCCCGTTGGATCCATAGCTGTCGATCATGTCGCAGGAACCGTTGAAGCAGAGCCCGCCCCAGGTGCGCTTGGCACCCGCGACCAGTAGATCCACCAGTTCATCCTGCGCACGCATCGGGGTGGCCCACTGCTGGTTGACCGTGGACGCGTACATGGCGACGCCGCCGGTCGGGACTCCGGAATCCGTCGCGCGCAGCCATACCTCCGCAAAGCAGGTCATGCTCATGAAGGCGCCGTTCACGCACCCGACATTGATGATGCAAGGCAGCATGTCGTGGTTGGTCAGCGCATTCACATTCGATGAAGAGAAGCCCGATGTGACCCACTGGGTTTCCGTGCCGTGGCCCGCATAGTTGATGAAGCTGCGGCCCTCATTGAACGCGGAAGAGAGCATGGCCCTGGACGGAGAACCCGAAGCGTCTCCGCCTCCGCGGCTTCCATCATAGAACTCGTCCACATGGGTGTAGGTGAAGCCGAGCAGGTCCGTGCGGATGTTCCGAATGTGCCTCCAGTCCGCCTCGCCGTTGTCCCCGTAGCCCTGGCCCTCGCTTGAGGCGATTCCAGTGGCCTTTTCGTACCAGGTTCCGGCCGGGTCCGGCTGGCTTTCGTACTCCACGGTCTTCTGCACCTGAAGGTCCACCTGCGCCGCGTTCTGCGCGGAGATCCGGCCCACGAAGGCGTCGGGGTAGTTGTCGCCGCCAGCCAGCAGGGTCAGTCGAGGATCCGCCGCCGCTCCGCCGTTCGTGAGATAGGGCATCTGCGGTCCGTCACCGACCAAAAGGAGGTAGGCCATTCCATCCGTGTTGTAGAAGTTCTGCACATACGACTGCACGCCGCTTGCGCTCCCGCCCGCGGCGGAAAGCGTGACGAGCGTCGTCGGAATGCCCATTCGGTTCCGCCAGTCCACGAGCGGTTGCATCGAGCTGGCAAAGGCGTCGTAGGTGATGATGAGCATGCTGCCCGTTTCGCCGACCGGCGTGTACCGAAGGAACTCCTCGTAGTTGAGGAAGTGACGGCGGTAGATCTTCTCGAACTCCTCCACCCGCTTGTCAGGGCGGTCCGCAAGGACATTCACATGCCCGGGGCCGGTCGCCTTCACTTCCACCGTGATCGACGAGTAGACGCGCAGCGTCCCGGTAACCGGGTTCCACTGGAACGGATCCACCTCAATGACCACACCGCGGACATCTCTCATGATGTAGGGATCCCGGAGTCGTGCCAGGTCTCCCGGGAAGAAGGCGTCTTCCTCGTAGGAGGCCCCAAACTCCCAGGGCACATCCGAAGGCATCACATCTCGGGTGATGGGTCCCTTCGAAGGCGCGATCCGCACTCCTGGAAAGTCCACAAACTCCGACGCCACGATCGTCGCGGTGACGGCGGCGTCGTCCGGGATCACCAGAGACTCGCGGAATCCCGGCACTGCCGGCAGTCCGGTCTCCTGAAGGCGAACGCCCCCGTCCCAGTGAATGATGCCGTAGGTCTCCCCGTGGACCTGGATGTCCTGAATCTGGAAGCTCCCCGTCCGGAAGGTCACGACTGTGGACAGAACCCCGGAGGACTCCAGCTGAATCGCATGGGATTCCGGCAGCATCTCGGTGGTGTAGTCACGCCCCGCTGCGGGTCCGGCCACCATGGCCGACAGCAACAGGCAGATAGGGATCGAACGGAACATGGTCTCTCCTCGGTCCGCTACGGAAGTCGCAGCGAATGGAAATGGACCGGGGGATGCCCCGGCGGATGATCGGGGACACGCGCACCCTGCCTCGATCCGGGGGGAATCGATAGAACCCACGGAGTATAGCGCACTCGGACCGGGAACTCCAGAATCCGGTGAGGTGAGGATTCCCGTGGCGGGTCATTCCGATCCGCGATACCGTTCCGACATGGATGCGGACCGCTTCCGGACAGGATTCCTTCTTCTTCTCGTCACGGCCATCTCGGCTTTGTTCGCCGTGATGATCCGCGACTTCCTCATGACGCTTCTCCTGGCGGGAGTGTTCGCCGGGCTGGCCGCTCCCTTGTTCCGGCGAATCGTCGGCCTCCTTCGCGGGAAGCGCTCGGCGGCGTCGATGGTGACGGTCCTGGCGCTTCTCGTCTGTGTGGCGGGTCCGCTTTTCGCCATCCTGGGTGTGGTGGCGGCGCAAGCGCTGCGCATTACCGACTCCGTGCGCCCCTGGATCGACGAGCAGCTCGCCAACCCCGGCGCGCTGCCCGTCTTGCTGGAGCGTCTTCCCGGCCTGGACCGGCTGGTTCCCTACCGCGAGCAGATTCTCCTCCGGCTGGGGGACCTGGTCGGCAGCGCGGGCGGCTTCCTTCTCGACAGCGCCTCCGCCGCCACGCGAGGCACCGTCGCGTTTCTCTTCCAGTCGTTCGTGTTCGTCTACGCGCTCTTTCACTTCCTTCTCCACGGGGACGCGCTCCTTCGCCGAATCCTCTACTACATCCCGCTGGATGAACCCGCCGAGTCCCGCCTCGTGGAGCGGTTCACCTCCGTCACGAGAGCGACCGTGCGCGGCACGCTCGTGATCGGGCTTCTGCAAGGCGGGCTGGCCGGGGTCGCCTTTGCCGTGGTCGGAATCCCGGGCGCGGTATTCTGGGGCACCATGATGACGCTTCTATCCGTCATCCCCGGGGTGGGGACGGCCCTCGTCTGGGTGCCCGCCGCGCTGATTCTCCTGGCGACCGGGGAGACGGTGCCGGGTGTGGGCCTTGCGGTCTTCTGCGGGCTCATCGTCGGGAGCCTGGACAATCTCCTGCGACCTCGGCTTGTGGGTCGGGACACTCAGATGCCCGACCTCCTGATCTTCCTCGGGACCGCCGGCGGAATCCTCCTGTTCGGCATTCCGGGGTTTCTCGTGGGACCGATCCTCGCCGCGCTCTTCGTGACGGTCTGGGAGATCTACGGGCATGTCTTCCGCGACATCCTGCCCGGCCCTCGCTCGTCTTGACACAGTCCCGGGGGCTTTCTACCCTCGCTCGCGCACTGTACCTGCCCTGCACCGGAGGCACTGATGGCTTGCGCCCGGATCCTCATCGTCGATGATGACGAGTCCATCCGCTCTTCGATGGAGCGGGTTCTTTCGTATGAAGGATACGATGTCCGGTGCGCCGCCTCCGGTCCGGAAGCGCTGGACGCGCTGGCGGACCGGCGCATGGATCTCGCGCTCTTCGATATCAAGATGCCCGGAATGGATGGGCTGGAGCTTCTGGAACGCGTCGGGAAGGCGCACCCGGATCTCGTGTGCATCATGGTCTCGGGCCACGGGACGGTGCAGACCGCCGTGGAAGCCGCCAAGCTGGGTGCGTTCGACTTTCTCGAGAAGCCTCCCGACCGCGACCGGGTTCTTCTCACCATTCGCAACGGGCTGGCTCAGTCGCGGCAGGCTTCGGAGATTGCCAACGCAAGGCGGAGGCTGGCGCGTGACGACCGCATCGTGGGGGAGAGCGACGCCATCCGTCAGGTGCTGGAGCGCATCGCGAAGGTCGCACCGACGCAGGCCACCATTCTCATCACCGGAGAGAATGGTACCGGGAAGGAGCTCGTGGCTCGCGCCATTCACCGGGAGAGCACACGCCGGGACGGAGCCTACATTCAGCTCAACTGTGCGGCCATTCCGGAAGACCTGATCGAGTCCGAACTCTTCGGGCACGAAAAGGGCGCGTTCACGGGCGCCACCTCCCGCCGCGAAGGGAAGTTTGAGCTGGCCGACGGCGGGACCATTCTGCTGGACGAAATCGGCGACATGAGTCCGACCGTCCAGGCGAAAGTGCTTCGCGTGCTGGAAGAAGGGCAGTTCGAGCGCGTGGGGGGATCGCGGGCGATCTCCGTGGATGTTCGCATTCTCGCGGCGACGAACCGGGATCTCCCGGCCGCCGTGGAGGACCGGTCATTCCGCGAGGATCTCTTCTTCCGGCTCAATGTGGTGCCGATCCGCGTTCCCGCGCTTCGCGAGCGACCGGGAGACATCGCCGGACTGGTGGAGCACTTTCTGACGCGGTATTGCGAGCGCGAGAAGTGCCCGGGCGTGACCGTGGACCCGGAGGTGGTGGAGCGCCTCATGGTACGCGCGTGGCCGGGGAATGTTCGCGAACTGAGAAACACGGTGGAGCGGATGGCCATCCTTGCGTCCGGAAGTCGGCTGAGCGTGGCGGATCTTCCGGCACCGGGGGCGGGCGGGGCGAGCACCCGGGACGACCCCGCGGCGGATGCAAGCACCTATGACGAGTTCCGCGAACGGTCGGAACAGGCGTTCTTCCGCCAGAGGCTGGAGCGCCACGGGTGGAATGTGAAAGACACGGCGGAGGCGCTGGCCATGCAGCGCAGCAACCTCTACCGGAAGATCGAGAAGTACGGACTCACCCGAGAGGGGGGGGAACGCAAGCGCACACCGGACGGGGGAGATCTCCCGGGAGGAACGGCTTGAACGCATCGAACGAACCGCACGACATCCAGGCCGTCGAAAGGCTGAAGGACGCGCACGGGAGGATTCTCACAGAGGTTCACAAGGTCGTGATCGGGCAGGATCGCGTGATCGACGATCTCCTGACCGCCATCCTTTCCAATGGCCACTGTCTGCTCGTCGGGGTGCCCGGGCTTGCGAAGACGCTGCTTGTGTCCACGCTGGCGCGCGTTCTGGATCTGGAGTTCAGCCGAATCCAGTTCACGCCGGACCTCATGCCGTCGGACATTACCGGGACGGATGTTCTGGAAACGGAAGAGGGGACCACTCATCGGCATTTTCGGTTCATCCGGGGACCGGTCTTCGCGAACATTGTTCTTGCGGACGAGATCAACCGTACGCCCCCGAAGACGCAGGCCGCGCTTCTTCAGGCCATGCAGGAACGCGAAGTGACCGCCGGCGGCAACACCTACGACCTGCCGCTGCCGTTCTTCGTGCTGGCGACGCAGAACCCCATCGAGCAGGAAGGAACCTATCCGCTTCCCGAGGCGCAACTCGACCGCTTCATGTTCCACATCCATGTGGACTACCCGACCGGGGCGGAAGAGTGCCGGATCGTGGAGGAGACCACCTCCGCCTACCACGCGGATCTGGAGCGGGTTCTGGGCGCCGAGGAGATTCTCTCACTTCAGACGCTCGTGCGGCGCGTACCTGTGGCGGAGGATGTGCTGCAATACGCCGTCGGACTGGTGCGGGCGACGCGGCCGAAGTCGGATACGGCTCCTGCGTTCGTGCGCGACTGGGTGAGCTGGGGTGCGGGTCCCCGCGCGAGCCAGTATCTGGTGCTCGGCGCGAAGACGCGCGCCATTCTCGACGGCAGGCACACCCCCGCCCGGGAGGATGTGCAGGCGGTGGCGCGGGCGGTTCTTCGCCACCGGATCCTCACCAACTTCAACGCCGAGGCCGAAGGCGTGGATCCCGTCGATATCGTGGACCGGCTCGTTGAAAGTGTGGAGGCGACCGGGGCCGTGTCGTCGTGAGCCGGGTGCGCCAGAGCTCCCGTTCGCCCCTCCTGGACGCGGCCACGGTCGCCCGCCTCGCCGGGCTGGAGATTCGTGCGCGTGCCGTGGTGGAGGGGTTCGTTGCGGGGCTTCACAAGAGTCCGTACAAGGGGTTCAGCGTGGAGTTCGCGGAGCATCGGCAGTACATGCCGGGAGACCCCGTGCGGAACATCGACTGGAAGGTCTTTGCGAAGTCCGACCGCTACTTCGTGAAGGAGTTCGAGGAGGAAACGAACCTCCGCGCATACCTGGTGCTCGACGCATCCGCATCGATGGGTTTCGCCTCGGGCGAGGTCGGCAAGTTCGAGTATGCGCGTACGCTCGCGGCGTCCCTCTCCTGGCTGATGCTCCGGCAGCAGGACTCTGTCGGCCTGCTTCTTTTCGATCAGGGGATTCGGCGCTTTATTCCCCCAAGGTCCGCCGGGCATCACCTTCGCGTGCTCCTGACCGAACTGGAGGCGGCGCGCCCGTCTTCGGGGACGGGGATTGCGAAAACGCTCCACGAGCTGGCCCTGCGAATCCGTCGGCGTGGTCTGGTGTTTCTGATGAGTGATCTCTTCGACGACCCCGACGAAGTGCTGCGCGGGTTGCGGCACTTTCGGCACCGGCGGCACGAGGTTGTCGTGTTTCACCTGCTGGATCAGGCGGAGCGCGAGTTCGGGTTCGACCGGGAGGCCATCTTCCGCGACATGGAGTCCGGCCGCGAGATGCTGGTGCGCCCCTGGGAGCTGCGCGCGGAGTATCGCGGGGCGGTGGATGCGTGGATCGCCAGGCTGCGTGACGGGTGCCGGGAGGCGGGCGTCGACTATGTCCCGATCGACACCTCCACGCCGTTCGACACCGCGCTCCACGCCTACCTGCGCAAGCGGAGCCGTCTGGGATGACCTTCCTGAACCCGTGGTTCCTTCTGGGACTGGCCGCGACGGCGGTCCCGGTGGTGATTCACCTGCTCAGTCGGCGGACGGCGCGCCGTCAGGACTTCTCCACGCTCGATTTTCTGCTGGAACTGGAGAAGCGAAGCCTCCGGCGCCTGCGCATTCGACGGCTGCTCCTGCTGCTGCTGCGCGTTCTGGCTGTCGCTGCCGTGGCGCTGGCCATGGCGCGCCCGACGCTGACGAGCCATGTGGTCGGCGCATCCGCATCCACCTCCGCCGTGATCGTCCTGGACGCGACCTTCTCCATGAGAGCCCCATCGTCGAGAGGCACGCGGATGGACGCCGCGCGGGAGATCGTCGGGGAGGTGCTGGATTCGCTTTCCCCGGGCGATGAGATCACTCTCCTTGCGCCGGGCGCGGCAGGCGGGGAGAGGGGGACGCTGGTTGCGGTTCGAGGCCCGGACGCATTGCGGGACCGGCTCACCCGGGTGCGCGCGGGAGCGGGCGGCGGTTCCGTGGAGAGCGCGCTTCGCGAGGCGGTGGCGGTGCTCTCCGCCGCGCGGAATCCGAATCGTGAAGTTCACATCGTGAGTGACTTTCCGACAGGCACGGACTTCTCGGGCATGCTGGAGGCGCTGCCGGAGGGCGTGCGCGTGCACGCGTACTCCGTCGCTCTGGAAGAAGATCCCTCGTCCAACGCGTGGGTGGAATCGGTCGGTCCGTCCGGGCAGATCCTGTCCGCGGGGACCCCGGTGGAGTTCCGGGCGGTGGTGGCCGCCGCTGCCGGGCGTCCTTCCGGCGAGGCCGAAGTGGAGTTTGAAGTGGACGGTCAGTTGGTGGACCGTCGAAGGGTGGATCTCGGGCCGTCGTCGCGCGTGGGAGTGGTCTTCCGCACGACCTTCCGGGCGGGAGGCCTCCACACGGGCAGCGTGTTTCTCCATGACGAAGACGGGATGGCCGGAGACGATCGCAGGCACTTCACCGTTCGTGTCGAAGAGGGGATCCCCGTTCTGCTCGTGGCGGAGGATCCGGATGCCGGGCAGTATCTGGGACGCGCGCTGGCGCCGGGTGCGGACACGCCCGGGGGGTTCGCCGTCATCACGGGTGGGCCGCGGGCGATCGAGGGTCTGTCGACTTCCCCGGCCGCCGTGGCCGTGCTGGCCGATCCGGGTCGCTTCACCGCGGCCCGCCTGGAGGGGATCAAGGCGTTTCTCTCGCGAGGCGGTGGCCTCCTCCTGTTCCCCGGACCGCTGACGGATGCCCCCGACTGGGACCGGACCTTTCTGAAGCGGTTTCTTCCCGGCCGCCTGACGGGCCTGCGCAGGGCATCATCGGGCGGTTCCTTCCGGATTGTGTCCACGGACGGGTCGCACCCGCTCTTCCGGCTCTTCGGCGAAGACTCCGGCGCCCTCGGGGAGGTGCGCTTCACACGCGCTCTGGGCTTTCGCGCGGAACCGGGTACGCGCGTTCTCGCGGAGTACGGGAACGGCGACGCCGCCATCCTGGAGAGTGC
This genomic window contains:
- a CDS encoding MoxR family ATPase; the protein is MNASNEPHDIQAVERLKDAHGRILTEVHKVVIGQDRVIDDLLTAILSNGHCLLVGVPGLAKTLLVSTLARVLDLEFSRIQFTPDLMPSDITGTDVLETEEGTTHRHFRFIRGPVFANIVLADEINRTPPKTQAALLQAMQEREVTAGGNTYDLPLPFFVLATQNPIEQEGTYPLPEAQLDRFMFHIHVDYPTGAEECRIVEETTSAYHADLERVLGAEEILSLQTLVRRVPVAEDVLQYAVGLVRATRPKSDTAPAFVRDWVSWGAGPRASQYLVLGAKTRAILDGRHTPAREDVQAVARAVLRHRILTNFNAEAEGVDPVDIVDRLVESVEATGAVSS
- a CDS encoding AI-2E family transporter, whose protein sequence is MAGHSDPRYRSDMDADRFRTGFLLLLVTAISALFAVMIRDFLMTLLLAGVFAGLAAPLFRRIVGLLRGKRSAASMVTVLALLVCVAGPLFAILGVVAAQALRITDSVRPWIDEQLANPGALPVLLERLPGLDRLVPYREQILLRLGDLVGSAGGFLLDSASAATRGTVAFLFQSFVFVYALFHFLLHGDALLRRILYYIPLDEPAESRLVERFTSVTRATVRGTLVIGLLQGGLAGVAFAVVGIPGAVFWGTMMTLLSVIPGVGTALVWVPAALILLATGETVPGVGLAVFCGLIVGSLDNLLRPRLVGRDTQMPDLLIFLGTAGGILLFGIPGFLVGPILAALFVTVWEIYGHVFRDILPGPRSS
- a CDS encoding sigma-54 dependent transcriptional regulator codes for the protein MACARILIVDDDESIRSSMERVLSYEGYDVRCAASGPEALDALADRRMDLALFDIKMPGMDGLELLERVGKAHPDLVCIMVSGHGTVQTAVEAAKLGAFDFLEKPPDRDRVLLTIRNGLAQSRQASEIANARRRLARDDRIVGESDAIRQVLERIAKVAPTQATILITGENGTGKELVARAIHRESTRRDGAYIQLNCAAIPEDLIESELFGHEKGAFTGATSRREGKFELADGGTILLDEIGDMSPTVQAKVLRVLEEGQFERVGGSRAISVDVRILAATNRDLPAAVEDRSFREDLFFRLNVVPIRVPALRERPGDIAGLVEHFLTRYCEREKCPGVTVDPEVVERLMVRAWPGNVRELRNTVERMAILASGSRLSVADLPAPGAGGASTRDDPAADASTYDEFRERSEQAFFRQRLERHGWNVKDTAEALAMQRSNLYRKIEKYGLTREGGERKRTPDGGDLPGGTA
- a CDS encoding C25 family cysteine peptidase: MFRSIPICLLLSAMVAGPAAGRDYTTEMLPESHAIQLESSGVLSTVVTFRTGSFQIQDIQVHGETYGIIHWDGGVRLQETGLPAVPGFRESLVIPDDAAVTATIVASEFVDFPGVRIAPSKGPITRDVMPSDVPWEFGASYEEDAFFPGDLARLRDPYIMRDVRGVVIEVDPFQWNPVTGTLRVYSSITVEVKATGPGHVNVLADRPDKRVEEFEKIYRRHFLNYEEFLRYTPVGETGSMLIITYDAFASSMQPLVDWRNRMGIPTTLVTLSAAGGSASGVQSYVQNFYNTDGMAYLLLVGDGPQMPYLTNGGAAADPRLTLLAGGDNYPDAFVGRISAQNAAQVDLQVQKTVEYESQPDPAGTWYEKATGIASSEGQGYGDNGEADWRHIRNIRTDLLGFTYTHVDEFYDGSRGGGDASGSPSRAMLSSAFNEGRSFINYAGHGTETQWVTSGFSSSNVNALTNHDMLPCIINVGCVNGAFMSMTCFAEVWLRATDSGVPTGGVAMYASTVNQQWATPMRAQDELVDLLVAGAKRTWGGLCFNGSCDMIDSYGSNGISEFKNWHIFGDPALHMRTGAPTALAVSHAGYVDAGLATFEVTTEPGALAAINDNATLLGSAYADGAGLASIPYDSSVIGTLASVELVVTGFNKVPNVSTVDVGSPLTGVSEFPRGAMLAQNLPNPFGPETVISFAMAAEGVASLEILDISGRRVRTLHRGVFSSGTHSLSWDGTDESGHRLAAGSYFYRLTTPLGVETRRMVLLR
- a CDS encoding BatA and WFA domain-containing protein; translated protein: MTFLNPWFLLGLAATAVPVVIHLLSRRTARRQDFSTLDFLLELEKRSLRRLRIRRLLLLLLRVLAVAAVALAMARPTLTSHVVGASASTSAVIVLDATFSMRAPSSRGTRMDAAREIVGEVLDSLSPGDEITLLAPGAAGGERGTLVAVRGPDALRDRLTRVRAGAGGGSVESALREAVAVLSAARNPNREVHIVSDFPTGTDFSGMLEALPEGVRVHAYSVALEEDPSSNAWVESVGPSGQILSAGTPVEFRAVVAAAAGRPSGEAEVEFEVDGQLVDRRRVDLGPSSRVGVVFRTTFRAGGLHTGSVFLHDEDGMAGDDRRHFTVRVEEGIPVLLVAEDPDAGQYLGRALAPGADTPGGFAVITGGPRAIEGLSTSPAAVAVLADPGRFTAARLEGIKAFLSRGGGLLLFPGPLTDAPDWDRTFLKRFLPGRLTGLRRASSGGSFRIVSTDGSHPLFRLFGEDSGALGEVRFTRALGFRAEPGTRVLAEYGNGDAAILESALLPGRVLLFTSSLHPEWSDFPLTGAFLPLLHEAVRYLAESASPATREVSVGEGALVHLVAAPAGGAVTVTGPGGKTRTVVPEPEAGGYALSLDRAGAPGIWTFTGADGDTLAAVAATVPAAESDPAALRAAELHSRLQGRGELHANGSGIVRQLTEIRTGREIAGIFLWFAAVFLALEMLLAGRLRIPEHRTTRVAS
- a CDS encoding metalloregulator ArsR/SmtB family transcription factor → MALLALLRTRERTVGEMVEALGAPQPRVSRHLKVLRNAGLVADRREGRFIRYGLTPSSSWSVEIRDCLRGLLNEREAPRRPRGRKALSRREERPLPEAAPAPEPRQEVPAPGERLRSQDIETHLL
- a CDS encoding DUF58 domain-containing protein, with protein sequence MSRVRQSSRSPLLDAATVARLAGLEIRARAVVEGFVAGLHKSPYKGFSVEFAEHRQYMPGDPVRNIDWKVFAKSDRYFVKEFEEETNLRAYLVLDASASMGFASGEVGKFEYARTLAASLSWLMLRQQDSVGLLLFDQGIRRFIPPRSAGHHLRVLLTELEAARPSSGTGIAKTLHELALRIRRRGLVFLMSDLFDDPDEVLRGLRHFRHRRHEVVVFHLLDQAEREFGFDREAIFRDMESGREMLVRPWELRAEYRGAVDAWIARLRDGCREAGVDYVPIDTSTPFDTALHAYLRKRSRLG